One genomic segment of Hymenobacter psoromatis includes these proteins:
- a CDS encoding DUF2911 domain-containing protein, whose protein sequence is MPTSYPLALAGLALLLAPAAHAQAPLTVPQPSPAVNIREAFSTSFVELNYSRPSLKGRTAFGGLVPYDQVWRTGANTVTKIRFGEAVTLGGQAVPAGTYALLTIPGKASWTIILNRDTAQWGAYEYKQSLDVLRLPAKATRLANPQESLSLSLENLRPAAANLTLAWERVQVALPLIGNPDPIVLAQIKEAMKGEKKPYITAAQYYYNSNQPDLTPAVGWLDEFIKANPGDAFYGYYWKAKLLQKQGKNQDAAAAARQSLDALGTNKNDIARAEYTRLNTQLLTEVGGRK, encoded by the coding sequence ATGCCTACTTCCTACCCCCTCGCCCTGGCCGGGCTCGCTCTGCTGCTGGCCCCCGCCGCCCACGCCCAAGCCCCGCTCACCGTGCCGCAGCCCAGCCCGGCCGTGAACATCCGCGAGGCGTTCTCCACCTCGTTCGTGGAACTGAACTACTCGCGCCCTTCGCTGAAAGGCCGCACCGCCTTCGGCGGGCTCGTGCCCTACGACCAGGTGTGGCGCACGGGCGCCAACACGGTCACCAAAATCCGCTTTGGGGAGGCCGTGACGCTGGGCGGGCAGGCCGTGCCGGCCGGCACCTACGCCCTACTCACCATCCCCGGCAAGGCCAGCTGGACCATTATCCTCAACCGCGACACCGCGCAGTGGGGTGCGTATGAATACAAGCAAAGCCTCGACGTGCTGCGCCTGCCTGCCAAAGCCACCAGGCTGGCCAACCCGCAGGAGAGCCTGAGCCTGAGCCTCGAAAACCTGCGCCCCGCTGCCGCCAACCTCACCCTGGCCTGGGAGCGCGTGCAGGTGGCCCTACCCCTTATCGGCAACCCCGACCCGATTGTGCTGGCCCAGATTAAGGAGGCCATGAAGGGCGAGAAAAAGCCCTATATCACGGCCGCGCAATACTACTACAACTCCAACCAGCCCGACCTCACGCCCGCCGTGGGCTGGCTCGACGAGTTTATCAAAGCCAACCCTGGCGACGCGTTCTACGGCTACTACTGGAAGGCCAAGCTGCTGCAAAAGCAGGGCAAAAACCAGGATGCCGCCGCCGCCGCCCGCCAGTCACTCGATGCGCTCGGCACCAACAAAAATGACATCGCCCGCGCCGAATACACCCGCCTCAACACGCAGTTGCTAACCGAAGTGGGGGGTAGGAAATAG
- a CDS encoding ATP-binding protein — protein sequence MPATDPALQPLLDALQFSPDNLPLRQHLGELLRQAGRHQEAETLYRDGLHLAPATPALQLGLAEAYFAQRKTSAALVVLEELLAAGPASGPAYLLHARLLLDEQQPAAAHDAYQQALRLDPHLADTALAAKLQAAAPAQPVAAAGLVPPPPAPAEQARLLGLEKPKITFQDVGGMEAVKEEIRLKIIHPLRFPDLYKAYGKATGGGLLLYGPPGCGKTYLARATAGEAQANFISVGIADILDMWLGNSEKNLHQLFELARSQTPCVLFFDEVDALAANRHDLRQSAGRTVINQFLEELDGVSASNEGVLIMAATNAPWQLDPAFRRPGRFDKIVLVTPPDEPARTSILEILLQSKPLAAGVNPAAVAARTAGLSGADLKAVVDAAVDTRLRLSMQSGQPLPIEQSDLLGATNSIKPSTKEWFATARNYALYSNAGGLYDDILVYLGLKKPEAGS from the coding sequence ATGCCCGCTACCGACCCGGCCCTCCAGCCCCTGCTCGATGCCCTGCAATTTTCGCCCGACAACCTGCCCCTGCGCCAGCACCTGGGCGAGTTGCTGCGCCAGGCCGGCCGGCACCAGGAAGCCGAAACGCTGTACCGCGACGGCCTGCATTTGGCCCCCGCTACCCCCGCCCTGCAGCTAGGCCTGGCTGAAGCCTACTTTGCGCAGCGCAAAACCTCGGCTGCCTTGGTGGTGCTCGAAGAATTGCTGGCCGCCGGCCCCGCCAGCGGCCCCGCCTACTTGCTGCATGCCCGCCTGCTGCTCGATGAGCAACAGCCCGCTGCCGCCCATGATGCCTACCAGCAAGCGCTGCGCCTGGACCCGCACCTGGCCGATACGGCCCTGGCTGCCAAGCTGCAAGCGGCCGCGCCGGCGCAGCCGGTGGCCGCGGCGGGCCTGGTGCCGCCGCCGCCGGCCCCCGCCGAGCAGGCCCGCCTGCTGGGCCTCGAAAAACCGAAGATTACCTTCCAGGACGTGGGCGGGATGGAGGCGGTGAAGGAGGAAATCCGCCTCAAAATCATCCACCCGCTACGCTTCCCCGACTTATACAAAGCCTACGGCAAAGCCACTGGCGGCGGGCTGCTGCTCTACGGCCCGCCCGGCTGCGGCAAAACCTACCTGGCCCGCGCCACGGCCGGCGAGGCGCAGGCCAACTTTATCAGCGTGGGCATCGCCGATATTCTGGATATGTGGCTGGGCAACAGCGAGAAAAACCTGCACCAGCTCTTCGAGCTGGCCCGCTCGCAAACGCCCTGCGTGCTGTTTTTTGACGAAGTAGATGCCCTGGCCGCCAACCGCCACGACCTGCGCCAGAGCGCCGGCCGCACCGTCATCAACCAATTTTTGGAAGAGCTGGATGGCGTGTCGGCCTCCAACGAGGGCGTGCTCATCATGGCCGCCACCAACGCGCCCTGGCAGCTCGACCCCGCTTTCCGCCGCCCCGGCCGCTTCGATAAAATCGTACTCGTGACCCCGCCCGATGAACCCGCCCGGACCAGCATCCTGGAAATCTTACTTCAAAGCAAGCCGCTGGCGGCCGGCGTAAACCCAGCTGCCGTGGCCGCCCGCACCGCCGGCCTCAGCGGGGCCGACCTCAAGGCCGTGGTTGATGCCGCCGTGGATACCCGCCTGCGCCTGTCCATGCAAAGTGGCCAGCCGCTGCCCATCGAGCAGAGCGACCTGCTCGGCGCGACTAACAGTATCAAGCCCAGCACCAAGGAGTGGTTTGCCACGGCCCGCAACTACGCGCTCTATTCGAATGCGGGCGGCCTCTACGATGACATCCTGGTGTATCTGGGCCTGAAAAAGCCGGAGGCCGGCAGCTAG
- a CDS encoding tetratricopeptide repeat protein encodes MSETPGSKPRLTKSETTLYWQLIQTGRADLVVDLTRQHLARNPLNSTAQLYLAEALVKLNRIPEALEAAEGAVALAPEWCATHFILSRARWENGHSLTANEPLAEALRLDPLRAYYHGWQAQLFFFQKRYLEAVAAADTGLRLDPQHADVLLWRAEANESLRRPHLADQDYRRLFDVSPNYALAHHNRGISLLRRFLPAEASEHLAEALRIEPERAPELTRLLNLAWRWQNWPRWLAGHRAKYLAGLPANPEG; translated from the coding sequence ATGAGCGAGACCCCAGGTTCTAAGCCACGGCTGACTAAGAGCGAAACCACCCTGTACTGGCAGCTTATTCAAACCGGGCGGGCTGATTTGGTCGTGGACCTGACCCGCCAGCACCTAGCCCGCAACCCGCTGAATTCGACCGCGCAGCTGTACCTGGCGGAGGCGCTGGTCAAGCTCAACCGGATACCCGAAGCCCTGGAGGCGGCCGAAGGTGCCGTAGCCCTGGCCCCGGAATGGTGCGCCACGCACTTCATCTTGTCCAGGGCACGCTGGGAAAACGGCCACTCGCTGACGGCCAACGAACCCCTGGCTGAGGCCCTGCGGCTCGACCCGCTCCGAGCCTACTATCACGGCTGGCAGGCGCAGCTTTTTTTCTTTCAAAAGCGCTACCTAGAGGCCGTAGCCGCGGCCGACACCGGCCTGCGGCTCGACCCGCAGCACGCCGACGTGCTGCTCTGGCGGGCCGAGGCCAACGAGTCGCTGCGCCGCCCCCACCTGGCCGACCAGGACTACCGCCGGCTGTTTGACGTGTCCCCGAATTATGCGCTGGCGCACCACAACCGGGGCATCTCGCTGCTGCGCCGCTTTCTGCCCGCCGAGGCCAGCGAGCACCTCGCCGAGGCCCTGCGCATAGAGCCCGAACGAGCCCCCGAATTAACCCGGCTGCTGAACCTGGCCTGGCGCTGGCAAAACTGGCCCCGGTGGCTGGCCGGCCACCGGGCAAAGTACCTGGCCGGCCTCCCCGCCAACCCGGAGGGGTAG
- a CDS encoding slipin family protein, whose amino-acid sequence MLLLPLLIVAVVLLAMSLRIAQEYQRAIVFRLGRYNGTRGPGLYWLIPFLERQQTIDMRTKTVELEQQETITKDSVTIKVNAVLWFKVLNPADAVIKVADYNKAVYQLSVTALRNIIGQNQLDEVLRERAQINGSLLQIVDAATEAWGVKIELVEIKDVEIPESMQRAMAREAEAIREKRARIIKAEAELEASLKLTQGAQEMEKSPYSLELRRMQMLSEIGIDNNTTTVILLPSEFSNAASSFTQMVKQRYPAAPESPPAGA is encoded by the coding sequence ATGCTACTCCTACCCCTCCTTATCGTGGCCGTCGTGCTGCTGGCCATGAGCTTGCGCATCGCCCAGGAATACCAGCGCGCCATCGTGTTTCGGCTGGGGCGCTACAACGGCACGCGGGGGCCGGGCCTATACTGGCTCATCCCGTTCCTGGAGCGCCAGCAGACCATCGACATGCGCACCAAAACCGTGGAGCTGGAGCAGCAGGAAACCATTACCAAGGACAGCGTGACTATTAAGGTGAATGCCGTGCTGTGGTTTAAGGTGCTGAACCCGGCGGATGCGGTTATCAAAGTGGCCGACTACAACAAGGCCGTGTACCAGCTGTCGGTGACGGCGCTGCGCAACATTATTGGGCAGAACCAGCTGGATGAGGTGCTGCGCGAGCGCGCCCAAATCAACGGCTCGCTGCTGCAAATCGTGGATGCCGCCACCGAAGCCTGGGGCGTCAAGATTGAGCTGGTCGAGATTAAAGACGTGGAAATTCCCGAATCCATGCAGCGGGCGATGGCCCGCGAGGCGGAAGCCATTCGGGAGAAGCGGGCCCGCATCATCAAGGCCGAGGCCGAGCTGGAAGCTTCGCTCAAGCTCACGCAGGGCGCGCAGGAGATGGAAAAAAGCCCCTACTCGCTGGAATTGCGCCGGATGCAGATGCTTTCGGAAATCGGCATCGACAACAACACGACGACGGTTATTTTGCTGCCCTCCGAGTTTTCCAACGCCGCCAGCAGCTTCACCCAGATGGTGAAGCAGCGCTACCCGGCCGCGCCGGAGTCGCCCCCGGCCGGCGCGTAG
- a CDS encoding DUF1810 domain-containing protein, which yields MPQENSLQRFLDAQTRDYPAALAEIRAGRKRSHWIWYIFPQIQGLGFSSTSQHYAIRDAAEAAAYLAHPVLGPRLREISGELLKLAGRDASRVFGSPDDLKLRSSMTLFAAVPGADPVFGAVLDKYFGGKTDEKTLQQLGR from the coding sequence ATGCCCCAAGAAAACAGCCTCCAACGCTTCCTCGACGCCCAAACCCGTGACTACCCCGCGGCGCTGGCCGAAATCCGGGCCGGGCGCAAGCGCAGCCATTGGATATGGTACATTTTCCCCCAAATCCAGGGCCTGGGCTTTAGCTCGACGTCGCAGCACTACGCCATCCGCGACGCGGCCGAGGCGGCGGCGTACCTGGCGCACCCGGTGCTGGGGCCACGGTTGCGCGAAATCTCCGGCGAGCTGTTGAAGTTGGCGGGTCGCGATGCGAGCCGCGTTTTTGGCAGTCCGGATGATTTGAAGCTGCGTTCGTCGATGACGCTGTTTGCGGCGGTACCGGGGGCTGACCCGGTTTTTGGGGCGGTGCTGGATAAGTACTTTGGCGGAAAGACGGATGAAAAGACCTTGCAGCAGTTGGGGAGGTAG